A region from the bacterium genome encodes:
- a CDS encoding sensor domain-containing diguanylate cyclase: MDKQKKKNIIIIGGGRRGIAIIEALHEDEELRIAGIADRNQNSSGMELAKKLGIPTAGDFRDLLKEKKIDAILNLSDDPEVDKQLQRIGQSSNIEVMKGPVTGLLWDHLREKKALAEFERLSKMTDPSIGLEELYILIMNSCIKGTKADAGSLFIFDEKCKELSLKTAWGLDEKIIGLIKKKEKEKLQLWKEQKLPQPIINREEDESLSENFKGVPEIETGMCIPLIGREEKLIGLITLHSKKKNHHFLDEEKRLFSTFANYSAQAIENTMLYKSTEHLSITDGLTGLYNHRHFHEQLEVEVKRAQRYDLNLSLIMIDLDRFKKFNDSYGHLQGDTLLRKIAQILKNSLRETDFVARYGGEEFVVILPETNKEGASVAAERVRKTINEQTFGEVGAKMTVSLGVASYPDDACLRTDLIKKADEALYRAKREGRNRTCSA, translated from the coding sequence ATGGATAAACAGAAGAAAAAAAATATCATAATTATTGGAGGAGGGAGAAGAGGAATAGCAATTATCGAAGCATTACATGAAGATGAGGAATTGCGAATTGCGGGTATTGCTGATCGGAATCAAAATTCTAGTGGAATGGAATTGGCCAAGAAGCTAGGGATTCCTACGGCGGGAGATTTTCGCGATTTGCTTAAAGAGAAGAAAATAGATGCTATCCTAAACCTGAGTGATGACCCGGAAGTAGATAAACAACTCCAGAGGATAGGTCAATCTTCAAATATCGAAGTTATGAAGGGTCCTGTAACAGGCCTTCTCTGGGACCACCTTAGAGAAAAAAAGGCCTTAGCTGAATTTGAACGGCTCAGTAAAATGACAGACCCTTCTATAGGATTGGAAGAGCTATACATTTTAATTATGAATTCCTGTATTAAAGGGACCAAGGCGGATGCAGGCTCCCTTTTCATTTTTGATGAGAAATGCAAAGAATTGTCGCTAAAGACAGCCTGGGGTTTGGATGAAAAGATAATTGGACTAATTAAGAAAAAGGAAAAAGAGAAACTCCAGTTATGGAAAGAGCAAAAATTGCCTCAGCCCATAATCAACAGGGAAGAAGATGAGTCCCTCTCGGAAAATTTTAAGGGGGTTCCGGAGATAGAAACAGGAATGTGTATTCCATTGATTGGAAGAGAAGAGAAGTTGATTGGGCTTATAACCTTACATAGTAAGAAAAAGAACCACCATTTCTTAGATGAGGAGAAAAGGTTGTTTTCTACTTTTGCCAACTATTCAGCGCAAGCTATTGAAAATACTATGCTGTATAAGTCTACAGAACATCTCTCCATAACCGATGGTTTAACAGGCTTATATAACCATAGACACTTCCATGAGCAATTGGAAGTGGAGGTAAAACGCGCCCAGAGATACGACCTGAATCTCTCATTAATTATGATTGATCTCGACCGTTTTAAGAAATTTAACGATAGTTATGGACATTTACAGGGAGATACCTTACTGAGAAAAATAGCGCAAATTCTAAAGAATTCTCTAAGAGAAACAGACTTCGTAGCCAGATATGGTGGCGAAGAATTTGTAGTGATTCTTCCGGAAACTAACAAAGAAGGAGCCTCTGTTGCAGCAGAAAGGGTAAGAAAAACAATAAACGAGCAGACTTTTGGAGAAGTTGGGGCAAAAATGACTGTAAGTCTGGGAGTGGCATCCTATCCTGACGATGCCTGTCTGAGGACTGATTTAATCAAGAAGGCAGACGAGGCTCTTTATCGAGCTAAAAGGGAGGGTCGCAACCGGACCTGTTCGGCCTGA
- the rpsO gene encoding 30S ribosomal protein S15 produces the protein MTLTDDKKKDIVKKFRINEKDTGSAVVQIALMTERINDLTDHFKTHSKDHHSRQGLLKLVGKRRKLLNYLKVNDLKKYREVISKLKLRK, from the coding sequence ATGACGTTAACAGATGATAAAAAGAAAGATATCGTAAAGAAATTTCGCATCAACGAAAAAGACACTGGCTCTGCAGTAGTTCAAATTGCTTTAATGACCGAGAGAATTAATGATCTGACAGACCACTTCAAAACTCACAGTAAAGACCACCATTCTCGGCAGGGTCTTTTAAAGCTTGTGGGGAAGAGAAGGAAACTATTAAACTACTTGAAGGTTAATGATTTGAAGAAATATCGAGAGGTTATCAGTAAATTGAAATTGAGAAAATAA
- a CDS encoding bifunctional riboflavin kinase/FAD synthetase, which yields MEVIERLYKLRRKFKSSVVALGTFDGVHCGHQQVIKTTQDVARRQGKTSVVVTFQPLPRAIIGKEREKVGLITTLEQKEEIIRNLGIDAMLVIHFNRKLAQVEPEEFVKKVIYQRIGAGRVVVGPGFRFGKNRLGNVALLKRLGRKYGFEVTIVGKVKIGNIKVSSSKIRQLLWQGKIEIAGRLLGKYYSISGRVKKGSGRGKELSFPTANLDISGDVILPQGVYAVLVSLKGKKHMGVANIGTRPTFSPGLQFFPRKVTRKYIRPIVEVYIFNFKGNLYRQKLEIFLIKRIRKEMKFPTPEKLMNRIKKDIQFTKKLRPELSLFKR from the coding sequence ATGGAAGTCATAGAAAGACTATACAAATTAAGGAGAAAGTTTAAAAGTAGTGTGGTCGCCCTGGGAACATTTGACGGAGTCCATTGCGGCCATCAACAGGTTATTAAGACTACGCAGGATGTAGCCCGGAGGCAAGGTAAGACCTCAGTGGTGGTGACTTTCCAACCACTTCCGCGGGCGATAATAGGAAAAGAAAGAGAGAAAGTCGGATTAATTACAACACTGGAACAAAAGGAAGAGATAATCAGAAATCTGGGCATCGACGCGATGCTGGTTATCCACTTTAATCGCAAACTTGCCCAGGTAGAACCAGAAGAATTCGTTAAAAAAGTCATTTATCAAAGAATAGGTGCAGGAAGAGTGGTTGTAGGTCCTGGTTTCCGTTTTGGAAAGAACCGCCTGGGAAATGTGGCGTTACTCAAACGACTGGGAAGGAAGTATGGTTTTGAAGTGACTATTGTTGGTAAAGTCAAAATAGGTAATATCAAAGTAAGTTCCAGTAAGATTCGTCAATTGCTCTGGCAGGGTAAAATAGAGATAGCAGGCCGCCTGTTGGGAAAATATTATAGCATTAGCGGGAGAGTGAAGAAAGGAAGCGGCAGAGGAAAGGAGCTATCTTTTCCCACGGCAAATTTAGATATTTCTGGAGATGTCATTTTACCTCAGGGAGTCTATGCTGTTCTGGTTAGTCTTAAAGGAAAAAAGCACATGGGAGTTGCCAATATTGGCACCCGTCCTACATTCTCTCCTGGCCTTCAATTTTTCCCTCGGAAAGTAACCAGAAAATATATTCGCCCGATAGTGGAAGTATATATTTTCAATTTTAAAGGAAACCTCTACCGGCAAAAGCTGGAAATCTTTCTCATAAAAAGAATAAGGAAAGAAATGAAATTCCCCACTCCCGAGAAGTTGATGAACCGAATAAAGAAAGATATCCAATTTACAAAAAAGCTACGGCCAGAACTCTCTCTGTTTAAAAGATAG
- a CDS encoding undecaprenyl-diphosphate phosphatase, with the protein MSLTRAVILGLVQGITEFLPISSSAHLTYFQKYLGIDKPQLSFTVFLHFATLLAILLFFRKDLWEILKGFRNIKGPKTNPSTRILFLLVIGSLPIAILGILLKDKIESLFSNIELVSLFLILTGILLYFGNRIRNVHKGVLETGIADALIIGTAQAFAILPGISRSGVTIIFALFCGLQRKWAVKYSFFLAVPAILGATLIELPSILSLVNFSTLTFYIAGALAALFSGYWSLRVVLRFVQKSRLHYFAYYCVTLGLIVLFLHIW; encoded by the coding sequence ATGAGTCTGACGAGGGCTGTTATACTCGGGTTAGTTCAGGGTATAACAGAATTTTTGCCTATCTCCAGTAGTGCTCATCTAACATATTTCCAGAAGTATCTAGGTATAGATAAACCGCAACTTTCCTTTACTGTATTCTTACACTTCGCCACGCTGTTAGCAATCCTTCTCTTCTTTAGAAAAGATTTATGGGAAATATTGAAAGGTTTCCGAAACATAAAGGGGCCAAAGACCAATCCTTCCACACGAATTCTTTTTCTTCTGGTTATCGGTTCATTGCCTATAGCTATTTTGGGAATACTTCTTAAAGATAAAATAGAATCTCTTTTTTCCAATATTGAATTAGTCAGTTTGTTTCTTATCTTAACCGGAATACTTCTCTACTTTGGTAACCGGATAAGAAACGTTCATAAGGGTGTCCTGGAGACAGGAATAGCAGATGCATTGATAATTGGCACAGCTCAGGCTTTTGCAATTCTGCCGGGTATCTCACGTTCAGGGGTCACTATCATTTTTGCGCTATTTTGTGGTCTACAACGGAAATGGGCAGTAAAGTACTCCTTTTTCCTTGCCGTGCCGGCAATTTTGGGAGCTACCCTCATTGAACTCCCCAGCATCTTATCCCTGGTTAACTTCTCCACACTGACTTTTTATATAGCTGGAGCGCTTGCAGCTCTTTTTTCTGGATATTGGTCACTCAGAGTAGTGTTGAGGTTTGTACAAAAAAGCAGACTTCACTATTTTGCTTATTATTGCGTAACGTTAGGACTTATTGTTTTGTTCCTTCACATCTGGTAG
- a CDS encoding winged helix-turn-helix domain-containing protein, with the protein MSKQIGLLAGKIWNFLNAKGEVPVLVLKTRLGVPNSLLYLALGWLIREEKIYIKKETKDYRVGLH; encoded by the coding sequence ATGAGCAAACAGATTGGGCTCCTTGCTGGAAAAATCTGGAATTTTTTGAATGCCAAAGGTGAAGTTCCGGTTCTGGTGTTGAAGACCAGACTGGGAGTACCTAACAGCTTACTCTACTTAGCATTGGGGTGGTTAATACGAGAGGAGAAGATATACATCAAAAAGGAAACGAAGGATTACCGGGTAGGGCTGCACTGA
- a CDS encoding RodZ domain-containing protein — MAENIGKRLQEARRRKEISLQQVSEETKISKEYLKALEKEEYGLFPAKVYVVSFIRSYARYLGLDAEVLVHIYKREHSGRKDKMGLNPEFPIVVSQGGGEKSKLKGGITAFRFTKKGLIPFILATGVIVGVGLLVIFYLYSALWQLSPQVKAGTNVSTNIPQNISVIAEINDKTWLRVVGDGVVSFEGILFPGENRRWMAENGMNVRIGNVDGVKLYVNGEEVETISGNLGRVNELVFTRLKGKDLIKMEQRWSQQGEEMEPVENELQKEER, encoded by the coding sequence ATGGCAGAAAATATTGGTAAACGACTCCAGGAAGCTCGTCGGCGCAAAGAAATTAGCTTACAGCAAGTTTCAGAAGAGACGAAAATAAGCAAGGAGTACCTGAAAGCCTTGGAAAAAGAAGAATACGGTCTCTTTCCAGCAAAGGTTTATGTAGTCTCATTTATCAGAAGTTATGCTCGCTATCTGGGGCTGGACGCTGAAGTGCTTGTCCATATTTATAAGAGAGAGCATTCCGGACGAAAAGACAAAATGGGTCTCAATCCTGAATTTCCTATTGTGGTGAGTCAGGGTGGAGGAGAGAAATCGAAACTTAAAGGAGGGATTACTGCATTTCGATTTACTAAGAAGGGTCTCATTCCATTTATCTTGGCTACAGGAGTGATTGTGGGGGTGGGTCTTTTGGTGATTTTTTATCTTTACTCAGCTTTATGGCAACTCTCTCCGCAGGTGAAAGCAGGAACAAATGTCTCCACTAATATTCCCCAAAATATTTCTGTGATAGCGGAAATAAATGACAAGACCTGGCTACGAGTAGTTGGGGATGGAGTGGTCTCTTTTGAAGGAATACTGTTTCCTGGTGAAAATAGAAGATGGATGGCAGAAAATGGAATGAATGTTCGCATTGGAAACGTGGATGGTGTCAAACTATATGTAAATGGGGAAGAGGTAGAGACTATTTCTGGAAATTTAGGACGGGTTAATGAGTTGGTTTTCACCAGGTTAAAGGGAAAAGATTTGATTAAGATGGAACAGAGATGGTCTCAACAAGGGGAAGAAATGGAGCCAGTGGAAAACGAATTGCAAAAAGAGGAAAGATAA
- a CDS encoding outer membrane lipoprotein carrier protein LolA has protein sequence MKITKIGLVFLSLTFLISSEGFSQKETISYILKKLERERKKIETGSFDFRQKILIRATLEEKLITGSIKFKVPDKLYAEYIRPYPQIIVSNGKKVWFYLPDYNQVSIQSVGRLEELMGLNLGLFFWASRIGELENYRKEVVEEKSESCKIKLVPETGNGVEIILTISKQDWLPVETEVSDSYTVVFTRLENIVKNPEVNNEIFEFKIPLEAQVFESP, from the coding sequence ATGAAGATAACTAAAATAGGTCTGGTTTTTCTCTCTTTGACTTTTCTGATTTCTAGTGAGGGCTTTTCTCAAAAGGAGACAATTTCCTATATTCTGAAAAAATTGGAGAGGGAAAGGAAAAAGATAGAAACGGGGAGTTTCGACTTCCGACAAAAAATACTGATAAGAGCTACTCTGGAAGAAAAACTAATTACAGGTTCAATAAAATTTAAAGTTCCCGATAAACTATATGCTGAGTACATTCGACCTTATCCACAAATCATTGTAAGCAATGGCAAAAAGGTCTGGTTCTATTTGCCTGACTATAACCAGGTTTCCATCCAGTCTGTTGGCAGATTGGAAGAGTTAATGGGATTAAATTTAGGTCTCTTCTTTTGGGCAAGTAGGATTGGAGAGTTGGAGAATTATAGAAAAGAGGTAGTAGAAGAAAAAAGTGAAAGTTGTAAGATTAAATTGGTTCCAGAAACTGGGAATGGAGTAGAGATAATTCTGACAATTTCTAAACAAGATTGGTTGCCAGTGGAAACAGAAGTTAGCGATAGTTATACAGTGGTTTTCACTCGTCTGGAAAACATCGTAAAGAATCCTGAAGTAAATAATGAAATTTTTGAGTTTAAAATACCTTTAGAAGCACAAGTATTCGAATCCCCATAG
- a CDS encoding DNA translocase FtsK 4TM domain-containing protein, translated as MKIISKTKEERNEIAGIALLTLSLLILLSLVSYQMGRCIVGALGRYLALSLIAAFGWGAYFLPCSIGYWGWKTFQKGKKIKGIWVKLSGLGFLLLAFCSFLNLLGRQTRLGGTAGDFVSDSLLVPAFGETGTYLIVLTVFLISIQLVTETSIIQFLQTLRKTVQVVRARPPGIKHLISTPEVKPDSYRKVSPQVKAESVSPVSPLGALTFELPSIELLDDPPRTDLVQREEELKNNAEVLEKTLKNFGISAKVSQIHPGPVITRYELELAPGIKVSSVKSLSNDLALTLRTQSIRILAPIPGKAAVGIEIPNQSMALVCLKELLQSPEFKKSASFLSLALGKTVAGKTYIADLNQMPHLLIAGATGSGKTVSINTIILSILYKARPEEVKFLLIDPKMVELPIYNGIPHLKSPVVTNVKHAVAALKWIVGEMENRYRRFAATGTRDIFEYNQKFKEEGKKIPFIVIIIDELADLMATAPNQIEQVIIRLAQMSRAVGIHLVLATQRPSVNVITGIIKANLPARLAFEVISKVDSRTILDMNGAENLLGRGDMLFLAPGEAKPIRLQGAFISGEEINRVVTFIKQQGEATYSQDLFHLTKISEEKEEEEEDQEIRKLFKQALRLTLERRQASTSLFKGALHISDGKATNLISLMETKGFVGPQQGSKPRQIFLDKIEQFWQKIEKDEDN; from the coding sequence GTGAAGATAATAAGCAAGACAAAAGAGGAAAGGAACGAAATCGCTGGCATTGCACTCCTTACACTCTCTCTGCTTATATTGTTGAGTCTGGTCTCCTATCAGATGGGGCGTTGTATTGTGGGCGCTTTGGGAAGATATTTGGCTCTTTCCCTAATAGCCGCCTTCGGATGGGGGGCATATTTCCTTCCCTGCTCTATTGGATACTGGGGATGGAAGACCTTTCAAAAAGGAAAAAAAATAAAAGGTATCTGGGTTAAACTCTCTGGCTTGGGGTTTTTGCTATTGGCTTTTTGCAGTTTTTTGAACCTCTTGGGGAGGCAAACGAGATTGGGTGGAACAGCGGGTGACTTCGTTTCTGACTCCCTCCTGGTTCCTGCTTTTGGAGAAACAGGCACTTATCTTATTGTATTGACTGTATTCCTCATTTCTATACAATTAGTAACCGAAACATCTATTATTCAATTTCTGCAGACCTTAAGAAAGACGGTTCAGGTAGTTCGAGCTAGACCTCCGGGAATAAAGCACCTGATCTCCACCCCAGAGGTAAAACCTGATTCCTATAGGAAAGTCTCTCCTCAGGTGAAAGCCGAGTCTGTTTCCCCAGTTTCCCCTTTAGGTGCACTCACTTTCGAACTTCCTTCCATAGAGCTCCTTGATGACCCACCGCGAACAGATCTCGTCCAGAGGGAGGAAGAATTGAAAAATAACGCCGAGGTCTTGGAAAAGACACTCAAGAATTTTGGCATCTCGGCAAAGGTATCCCAGATTCATCCAGGACCTGTAATTACGCGTTATGAACTGGAACTGGCTCCAGGAATAAAAGTTAGTAGTGTGAAGAGTTTATCTAACGATCTCGCTTTGACGTTACGGACACAGAGCATAAGAATACTGGCTCCCATTCCAGGAAAGGCTGCTGTCGGCATAGAAATCCCCAATCAGAGTATGGCATTGGTATGTTTAAAAGAACTTCTCCAATCTCCCGAGTTCAAGAAAAGTGCCTCTTTCCTTTCCCTTGCCTTAGGTAAGACGGTAGCTGGAAAGACATACATTGCTGATTTGAACCAGATGCCTCACCTCCTGATTGCCGGAGCTACGGGTTCAGGTAAGACGGTATCGATCAATACAATAATCCTGTCCATTCTGTATAAAGCCAGGCCTGAGGAGGTTAAATTTCTCTTAATTGACCCAAAAATGGTAGAATTGCCGATTTATAATGGCATTCCCCACTTGAAAAGTCCTGTGGTTACTAACGTAAAGCACGCTGTAGCAGCGTTGAAATGGATTGTTGGCGAAATGGAAAACCGTTATCGAAGGTTCGCTGCTACCGGGACTCGTGATATATTCGAGTACAACCAAAAGTTTAAAGAAGAAGGGAAGAAAATACCTTTTATAGTTATTATTATTGATGAACTTGCTGACCTGATGGCTACAGCTCCCAATCAAATTGAGCAAGTGATAATCCGCTTAGCCCAAATGTCCAGAGCAGTGGGAATCCATCTTGTTCTGGCCACACAACGGCCTTCCGTAAATGTAATCACGGGCATTATTAAGGCAAATCTTCCGGCGCGCCTCGCCTTTGAGGTGATTTCTAAGGTAGATTCCCGGACAATTTTGGATATGAACGGAGCGGAAAACCTCTTGGGACGCGGGGATATGCTCTTTCTCGCTCCAGGAGAGGCAAAACCAATACGCCTGCAAGGAGCATTCATAAGTGGAGAGGAGATAAACAGGGTTGTAACCTTTATTAAACAACAGGGAGAGGCGACCTATTCTCAAGACTTATTCCATTTGACAAAGATCTCAGAAGAGAAAGAAGAAGAAGAAGAGGACCAGGAAATCAGGAAATTATTCAAGCAGGCTCTGAGATTGACCCTGGAAAGGAGACAGGCATCCACTTCCCTATTCAAGGGAGCATTACATATTAGCGACGGAAAAGCAACAAATCTTATAAGCTTAATGGAGACCAAAGGGTTCGTTGGTCCTCAGCAGGGTTCTAAACCTCGCCAGATATTTTTAGATAAAATTGAACAGTTCTGGCAAAAGATAGAGAAGGATGAAGATAACTAA
- the pnp gene encoding polyribonucleotide nucleotidyltransferase, translating to MAGKVETEIAERLLTIETGDLAKQAAGSALVRYGETVILATATVASEPKEGLSFFPFTVDYRERTYAAGKIPGGFFKREGRPRENEVVTSRLVDRPLRPLFDKNFLNEIQVMITVLSSDQENDADVPSIIGASCAVSLSGLPFAGPIGAVKVGRVEEKFIINPTFAQLEESSLNLVVAGTRNTVTMLEGWGKEVPEEVLQEAVKLAHKVIIETIDLQEKLIKQFGKPKIELPGKEEPPINEELKKEFYRLLPYAQRKAIPANLELTIRIIEFCQGKVEEALRISDKLEREKRISEIVSETIDNLSKDYPEQEKTIGDTIDQVQRNYLRRLVLEENKRIDGRKTDEVRPITCAVGVLPRTHGSGLFTRGQTQALVTTTLGTSRDMQIMDELEREYKKRFMLHYNFPPFSTGEVKPARGPGRREIGHGVLAEMALSPVLPSEEEFPYTIRIVADILESNGSSSMASVCGGTLSLMDAGVPITTPVAGIAMGLIKEGERAVLLTDILGMEDFLGDMDFKVAGSKKGVTAVQLDSKTDEITPEIMAKALEQSRKARLFILEKMQEKIEAPRKEISPLAPKILIIEINPDKIREVIGPGGKIVNKIQNETGTKLDIGQDGVIIITADTREAANAAKEMVEYFTADVEVGKIYKGKVTRIKDFGAFVEVLPGKEGLVHISQLDDRRVNKVSDVVKEGQEILVKCMEIDHEGRVNLSRKAVLKEKEFSGGKQGEDIK from the coding sequence ATGGCTGGAAAAGTAGAGACGGAAATTGCAGAACGATTATTAACTATTGAGACAGGAGACCTGGCAAAGCAGGCTGCTGGTTCGGCACTGGTTAGATATGGAGAAACTGTTATTTTAGCCACTGCCACAGTAGCGTCTGAGCCAAAAGAAGGGCTGAGTTTCTTTCCGTTCACGGTAGATTACAGAGAAAGAACTTATGCTGCTGGTAAAATTCCTGGAGGATTCTTCAAGAGAGAAGGAAGGCCGCGCGAGAACGAGGTGGTAACTTCCCGACTAGTGGATAGACCTTTAAGACCTCTTTTTGACAAAAACTTTCTGAACGAAATTCAAGTAATGATTACCGTCTTATCTTCCGACCAGGAAAACGATGCCGATGTTCCCTCAATCATTGGTGCTAGTTGTGCAGTAAGTCTTTCGGGGTTACCTTTTGCTGGGCCTATTGGTGCAGTAAAGGTGGGAAGGGTTGAGGAAAAGTTCATCATTAATCCCACCTTCGCTCAACTGGAGGAGAGTAGTCTCAATTTGGTTGTTGCCGGCACCAGAAACACAGTAACCATGCTGGAAGGATGGGGAAAGGAAGTACCAGAAGAAGTCTTGCAGGAAGCGGTCAAACTGGCTCATAAAGTTATAATAGAAACAATAGACTTACAGGAAAAGTTAATAAAGCAATTTGGGAAGCCCAAAATTGAACTTCCTGGAAAAGAGGAACCCCCCATAAATGAAGAACTGAAGAAGGAATTCTATCGCCTTCTCCCATATGCCCAGAGGAAGGCAATTCCTGCAAATTTAGAACTGACAATTCGGATTATTGAGTTCTGCCAGGGAAAGGTAGAAGAAGCACTGAGAATTAGCGACAAACTTGAAAGAGAGAAGAGAATCAGTGAAATCGTCTCTGAGACTATTGATAATCTTTCCAAAGATTATCCTGAACAAGAGAAAACCATCGGAGATACCATTGACCAGGTTCAACGTAATTATTTAAGGCGATTAGTCCTGGAAGAGAATAAGCGAATAGATGGACGGAAAACAGACGAAGTTCGTCCAATTACCTGTGCCGTAGGCGTCCTGCCACGAACCCATGGTTCTGGCTTATTCACCCGTGGACAAACGCAAGCTTTGGTAACCACTACACTGGGCACATCCCGGGATATGCAAATTATGGACGAATTGGAAAGAGAATATAAGAAGCGATTTATGCTCCACTACAATTTTCCACCTTTCAGCACCGGAGAGGTGAAGCCCGCCCGGGGTCCCGGACGACGGGAAATTGGACATGGGGTGCTGGCTGAGATGGCATTATCTCCGGTGTTACCTTCTGAGGAAGAGTTCCCTTACACTATAAGAATCGTCGCTGATATTTTAGAATCTAATGGTTCTTCTTCTATGGCTTCTGTTTGTGGTGGAACACTCTCTCTAATGGATGCGGGAGTGCCTATTACTACGCCTGTAGCTGGAATAGCAATGGGTCTGATTAAAGAAGGGGAAAGAGCTGTCCTGTTAACTGATATACTTGGTATGGAAGATTTTCTTGGCGATATGGATTTTAAAGTTGCCGGTTCCAAAAAAGGGGTCACCGCAGTGCAGTTAGATAGTAAGACTGACGAGATTACACCAGAAATTATGGCTAAAGCTTTGGAACAATCGAGGAAAGCTCGGCTGTTTATTCTAGAGAAGATGCAGGAAAAAATAGAAGCTCCTCGTAAAGAAATCTCACCATTAGCACCTAAGATTTTGATAATAGAAATCAATCCTGACAAAATCAGAGAAGTAATCGGTCCGGGAGGTAAAATCGTTAACAAAATTCAAAATGAGACAGGAACTAAATTGGATATAGGACAAGACGGCGTGATTATCATTACCGCAGATACTCGAGAAGCTGCCAATGCGGCCAAGGAAATGGTGGAATACTTTACTGCTGACGTTGAAGTGGGGAAAATATACAAAGGTAAAGTAACACGCATCAAGGACTTCGGCGCCTTCGTTGAAGTTTTACCGGGAAAAGAAGGACTGGTGCATATCTCTCAGTTAGATGACAGGCGCGTCAACAAGGTAAGTGATGTTGTAAAGGAAGGGCAAGAAATTTTAGTAAAGTGTATGGAAATTGACCATGAGGGTAGGGTCAATCTCAGTCGTAAGGCTGTATTAAAAGAGAAAGAGTTTTCTGGAGGGAAACAGGGAGAAGATATTAAATGA
- the pgsA gene encoding CDP-diacylglycerol--glycerol-3-phosphate 3-phosphatidyltransferase produces the protein MNLANKLTMGRIIAIPFFILFMFIGNIYTRVAALLIFILAALTDMYDGIIARHREEVTNFGKFIDPLADKLIVSAAFISFVQLRELAIPAWMVILVISREFIITGLRSVAASRGTIISASLSGKFKTTSQMVVIITLLLILIVNAVLKNYWHTTPLELQAFLGWKRVLGYILDRAPYWLMLVVTILTVISGFNYIFKNKQLLFEEISIKTTR, from the coding sequence ATGAATTTAGCCAACAAACTTACTATGGGAAGAATTATTGCTATTCCATTTTTCATACTGTTTATGTTTATAGGCAATATTTATACCCGGGTAGCAGCTCTTCTAATTTTCATTCTGGCGGCACTCACCGATATGTACGATGGGATTATTGCTCGCCATCGAGAGGAAGTCACTAATTTCGGAAAGTTCATAGATCCCCTTGCTGATAAATTGATAGTTTCTGCTGCTTTCATTTCTTTCGTTCAGTTAAGGGAGCTGGCAATACCTGCCTGGATGGTTATCCTTGTGATCAGTCGCGAATTTATAATAACAGGATTGAGAAGTGTAGCGGCGTCCAGGGGAACAATAATTTCAGCTTCCCTTTCCGGAAAATTTAAGACGACCTCACAAATGGTAGTCATTATCACTCTTCTGCTAATCTTGATTGTCAATGCTGTGTTGAAGAATTATTGGCACACCACTCCTTTGGAATTACAGGCTTTTCTGGGTTGGAAAAGAGTGCTTGGATATATTTTAGATAGAGCTCCTTATTGGTTGATGCTTGTGGTTACGATTTTGACCGTGATTTCAGGATTTAATTACATTTTCAAAAATAAACAGCTACTTTTTGAAGAGATAAGCATTAAAACCACAAGATAA
- a CDS encoding biotin/lipoyl-containing protein: MSKIKPKKKGNGSSDLSQLFRIYNFMVHQDLSELNWEEKEFKIMIRREFGSGISFRRYGKESRSKVLEKEASAPAEQIEQDTIIIKSPIVGIFYSSPAPEAPHFVEEGDIVSVGETVCIVEAMKLMNEIQTETKCKILKVLVSDNQNIQVNEPLFLVLPIME, encoded by the coding sequence ATGAGTAAAATCAAACCGAAGAAAAAAGGCAACGGCTCCAGTGATCTTTCTCAGCTTTTCCGAATTTATAATTTTATGGTTCACCAGGATCTCAGTGAACTGAATTGGGAAGAGAAAGAATTTAAAATTATGATAAGACGCGAATTTGGCTCTGGTATCTCCTTCAGGCGCTACGGAAAGGAATCGAGAAGTAAGGTATTGGAAAAAGAAGCTTCGGCGCCTGCCGAGCAAATTGAACAGGATACAATTATCATAAAATCGCCAATTGTAGGTATTTTTTATTCTTCTCCCGCACCGGAAGCCCCGCATTTTGTCGAAGAAGGTGATATAGTTTCGGTGGGTGAGACGGTGTGCATCGTTGAGGCAATGAAGCTGATGAATGAAATTCAGACAGAGACAAAATGCAAAATACTGAAAGTATTAGTTTCCGATAATCAGAACATTCAAGTGAACGAGCCATTGTTTCTGGTATTGCCTATAATGGAGTAA